The genomic stretch TAACAATTTGGGTTTGAACATTAGAATGTCGTCAGCGATTTTCGAGTTCAGACTACCCCTAAATGTTCCAACCAGCGCCTTTTGTGTCCATCCTTGAACCTGATTTCTTAGCTTTTCAAATTCTCGCTGATAATCTCGTAACGTGCCCACTTGTTTCACCCGTGATAAAGCCTCATCAAAGTCTTAGCACTCCGTCGGTTCGAAACGAGCCTAAAGTTCTTCTGAAAATTCTATCCAGGTTATTTCTCGTCCTTCTTCCTTGTAGGATCGATGTAACCACTGCCACCATTGATTCATTTCCCCCTCTAGATGGAATGACACCAGCAACACCCTTTGGCTTGTCGTGGTGCCTTGGTATTCAAAAAATTGTTCCACTCTGTTGAACCATTCTGTTGGGTTGTCGCCAGAGTACCTTGAAAATTCCAACTTAGCTAATTTGGACAATAAGACGAGTCGGCTTCTGTCTGTTTGATCTTGATAGGTGTCACTCGTGTTTTTGAAATGACCATGACGATCATTAGTGCTGGTATTTTATCCTTCTTGGGTGGACAGCAAAGCTTCTGATAATTTGTGGATGGTTTCTTCCATTTGATGCAAGTTGTCGGTGAGACCAAATTTTATCTGACTCATGTCGTCTTGAAGTCCTCCTAGCCCAGCTTCCAGCTGTTCGATTCGTTCCTTGTTGGTTGCCATTGAagtttggctctgataccaatgatAGGTCCCAGTCCAAgcttaatatattaaactagCAAATAGCTCTCTTCGAGTGAGAACAGACCACAATGtttggaaaatttttctttgCCCTTCTTTATTCATTAGAAGTGTTTAAATACAAAAGATTCCTAACAACCTTTCCCATTATTGCGACCACAACCTACATGCATAAAACAAAAGCTAATTCATGGCAACATAAATAACAACCTGCAGAAAAAATGGCTATTTAAGTGTCATCGTAAATAAGACCATAACTGCAACTAACTCTTTCTTTGTGAACGTTGTTGCCCATGACTTAGTCCATATACTTCTGATTTGGCCGGTGAATTTGCTCAGGCCTTCGTGTTTGTTGAGGTCGTGGCTTATTAGATACCACCACCACTACTGCCAACGTCCATTATATAAACACTACAATTGCCAAAACCAACCAACACCACTGACCCCACTCTTTCGCCACCATGAACCACAAAGCACCCACCCACTCTAGCACAACCAATTTTTCGATTTAGAATTGCTTGGCATCAAACCACTCCAATGCAATTATAGTTGACGAGACCAATCTAATCGTGGTCATTTTCGTCTATCAGCATGTAAGTAGTTTAAATGCCTATGATTGCAGGCCTTTTTGGCCCTCAGTGGACATCTTTTTTTAGCGTAATAAAGAGTCTTTCTAACAGGTGAAAAATGGTGAGTGTCTACTAAAGACCATTCCTGGCTTGGCTCTAATAATGTAATGCCAACCTAAGATCATGCATATCCTTCTCTCGTTGTCTCATCATCTTCCTATTTATCGGCCACAACTTATTTCAACATTGAAACTCTTTAATATTCTAATCAATTGAAGCACTAGTATCTTGCAACACAATATCGCTTTCATGAAAGATCTCTTCTTCACTGTATCAACCCAGTGTGAACTCGTTTATCAAAACCTGGAGGTTCTAAGGCTGAAGAAATCAGAACTCATTTTGTGCTTTCAAAGATTCACCAAAGTCAATTATGAGAGTACTTGGAAGAGAGCATCGAGGTCACTAAAATCATACCAAGTAGTATTTGTCTCTTTACTGATTGGGAGAGATGTGATCATCGGATCATACCCCATGGATTTAGTCTCATTAATTGTATTAGTTACACTACAATTTCGACCAAATCGTTGCACAATTTTGGCTAGAATTAAACTAAACCAGTTTGTTGGCAATAAAAGCCACCCCAaactgttttaaatttattttttataattattaatcttacaattaataaaattttgaagataaaatattatttaactttaataaccATTACAAAGTAATAACAtgtattttcatcttttctttgttttggtttaaaataTAACAGAACTTATTTACATAATGCAGATGAGAAATAAtagttttaactttttaattttcttactcTTGTAAAACATGTAGACTTTGTCCCGTTCACgtgtttcaaatttgttttcataaataataaaactatacatacccACTTAATATATGcaatcatatgatttaataattttaaactaaggaTAAACatctaattatgtgataacacacataaatatgtacttatttatatactcaaaatgagtatacataacattgttttttcataaaataaagaatGCATACGCAACTTTCTAAGCATACAAAATCAAAAGGGAGAGAACACCTTAAAACTGTTCTTTGCCTTCAATACACACTAAAGTAAACAATTAATATGGATAAGTTAGATcgctaaattataattattttctatcaaaataaacaatatcgagaaattgaattagatataaaaataacaattaaatcacACAATCACACTAAAACACATaagtttgtatgaataagttaaTAGGAAAAGTTagtaaatatgatattataagattttaaaaaataaagaggggaacaaaacaaggaaaaaaaatgtaaaaaaaaaaaaaaaaacccagtgTTTTCAAGTGTAAAGATAAAAAGCAGTGAGGAAGAgaagggagaaaagaaaaaggacaaaaaaagaaaaaaatagcaAACATACCACATGTGCTTTCAAGCTCTAATATACAATACatgaattgaaataaaaaattttcattatttcaagaattctcataaaacacaataaaaataacaataaacgAACAGCCTCataatttcttaaaaacaaGAGACAAAATCACACCAAAAGGAACACCACTAACCATATTTACTAAACCTTTGCTCATAGCACGATATTTTTATGATCATACATGATGCTCCACCAGTTTCACCGAActaaagtaaaaaagaaaaaacagacaTAAATAAGAAACGATGCTTTCTTACTGAAAAAAGTAGCGAGAGAGAGCATTGTCATTTCAGTGTGCAAGGGGCTCCTCGTTGTTAAGATTATGACTGCAATGGTTGACGGAGTCCGGGTATCTGCAACACAGTTGATTCCATGATATATCctattttcaagtttaaagcAATAAGAATGAATTGATTGCTAAATAATTTCCATCTTAATGGATGTAAATAAGCTAAAAGAGTGATGCTACAAATCTCGGGTAAGATCCCAAAAGTTTCATCTCAAGTGAAATGCCACTCTACACGGCACTGATTTGTAGATAATGAATTAACTGATACTTCTCAGAGTAACATTACATAGTGTTACTGGGGATAGAAATTTTGAGATACCACTAGAAATCTATAATATTACTACTATCAAAACAATAAGCACAAAGCAAGATTGACCAGTATGATATTCCTTATTATCATGTATAAAATGCTATTCTAATGATAAAATTAGAAACATTTTGATCTATTAATAGAACAAAAGGACTAAGGATGGATCGGCACAGATTGAAAACCAGGTTATGGATACCAACCTCAACTCCATGAGGGCCAATTTGGTTACGAGATATAAAATTGAGTATTAGTGTCGCAAATTTCTCAGGAGCATCTTCCTGCAACAGTTTGTCATATGAAACTTGAAATTGTTCAATACTAAGTCTGTAAATATAAAGAACGTCTCAATAATATAACTGATGTGGACCTGTATAGCATGCCCAGTATGCCTCACAACCACCATCTGAAATTTTCCTTGCATTTGCCCAATTGTGAGAGGTCTGTTACAGAACAGTGAGAAAATTTCTCAGGATATCAAGTTGGAGAATTTTCATGATTCAGCAGCCATATGCTTGCTGGAAACTAATCACTACTAAAGAAAAAACTGAAGTGTAATCTCATCTTGCCAATTCCATTCCCTTGGAACTGAACAATGGCGAATGAGTCAGAATAGAAAATTCTTCAAGTACAACTGAAATCTTTAGAAACTTACTGCTTAATTACTAAGCTTCAGattatgacatttatttatataatattgattagAATAATGTGAAGCAAGTTTGGTTGTACATAAAAAATCTTATCCATGTTGTAACATTTATTCCCCAAGAAATAGTTCCATTAAAAATGGTTTGGGATAATGATATCTattaacttgaaaaattatCCAGTATGACTTAAAAAAGACAACCTGTCCAGTCTGTCTGTTCCTGCTAGCAGCAAGAGCTTTGGGACTGGACATGACAAAAATTTCTCCGAAAGCCCTTCATACCTGCAAAACAATTCAAAAGTTCAATAGAAATGAATTTTTGCAAACTGAAGAGAAAGATAAACATCAGGTTACATACTAACATCAAAATGCTTGTTACTAGTATCTACTAAGGAATCTAATTGTTTTCCATGTGAAAGAGATTTGAGAAACAAGTTTACAGAAACAAACAAGATCGTAAAGCACTACAAACAGTCTTAACCAGAGTTGGAAAATTTTCATGTTAAACTTTGATATTACTGACTTGGCCGTCAATTATGATGATCAACAGTTACTCTGGCCACCAAAGCAATTTAAGGCTTCGATATTCTAAGAGATAAATTGAATTGAAGCAAGCCTCAAAGCCCAAGCTGTGTTAACTACAGGATTCCTTTATTCTGTTACACCCAGTCCAAGCTTAATTGTTGAATCCTTGCACATTCCTTAGCCAATATACAGGGACTATTAGAGTAAGTTGATAGATCGCGTAAAACTGATGTTATATCCTAAGAAGGTCCACTTTGATATTTGATCTGCCAAactttaaatgacaaaaatctgaCTAGAAGGatggcaaaaagaaaaaagtgggTATCTTTCCCATTAAACCAAAAGGAACCTTCAAAGATGaacacttaaaaattaaacgAAATAATCAAAGGTATTATCTTCTTTTCACAAGTAAATGGTGAACcctttttgtatatttaaaccACATTTCATCTTACCATTAGATCTATCTTTGCAGGTGAATTTCAAAGATGAGAATGAAGTTCAATATACATATGAATAGATGAAGATTCTAAACACATTTACCATGTTGAAGCCAAGTTATTTGCATTTCATATACGATATATGTACTATATCCTTGAAAACAAGgcaaaaaatcaatattttggtCATCTCACCAGACAAGTGTATGGTACATGCCTAAAAAACCAtacaacttaaaagaaaaaattgccAATACCCAATCTTCCCCTCACAAAGTCATCTTTATCCAAGCACCACAACATTCTATGGCACTACCATTGCCCTCATCATTGTTGTGCTACATTTGCTGAGTGTGATTTCTAGTCTAATGGTTTCATTATGAGATGAAAATGTTAACACTATTCCATTATAAtgatatctataattttatttttcagtggGAAATTCagtaaattaatgaaattatctACTTagctaataaaaaatttattagattttaaagCCAAGTTGTCAAAATCATTCTTACAACAGTTCATATTATCAAAGTTTGTTTCttaaataagaaaacaagaaaaaaactcATATTATCAAATGTTGACAGAGCTTTACCCTTCCTTTTTCCATAATTATCTGTCTAAAGAagaaaactcatattatattatGCCCTACAATTAAAGTTAATCTGCATATCAATGTAATACTTTTAAGTGTGACTAAATGACAATCATACCATCCTCTCCAATATTGCTCAGTTTCTTCCAACTGTGCACGATACACATAGCTGCAGCATAAAGTCAAAACAGTACATGTTAGCACAAGGACGTGGAAATTACATGATGATGAATGTCGTTAGGATGACACATGCACTTACCACTTCTTTGAATCATCATACTTTAACGTGGAAGGGATAGAAACACGAGCAGAGTCAATATTTCTCAAAGCACCTCCTTTGACAGTCCATTCAATCTGTAAATTATAAAACTGATTGAGATAGACAAACATCAAGGGTAAGCAGAACACACTACATCACAGTTTTTGGCCCATTTCAAGGTAGATTAGATTGTCTTAACATTCAACTTCCATCCCCAATGCTGTTGGAATCCATAGTTGCCTTCAACCCAATACATgccatttaaattatttatatcaatatgaTGATTCATCCATAATCTGGTGATCAGTCTTGGGTCCATGGTCAATGTCAGCAGTTTATGAGTCAACAAGTAACATTTTATCAGTGGTCAGATATTATAGCAGCTTAATACTGAAATGGATATTTGTATGCTTTCAAGTTCTTTTAACTAGGATGTCAATTTATGGAATATATTCCCTCTACCGCCTATATTCATTATTATCAGAGTGTTCTATAGATAGGCCTATTATCTTctcatttcatataaaaagggtaactaaaacaataaaactttcATCTATTTGTTAAATTCTTCATAATTATCCACTGTTTGCTTGTTTGATCAAACAACAGACACATGGACATCAAGTCAGCCCACAAAATCCGACTGATTCTCAAATAGTACTTGCATAATATATAGCAAAACTGCAGAAGTTTTAACCACACTCTAGAAGATCTAATGCAAAGATTGATGAGGACATCTCCtatacaagaaaaaatttaatgtattaATCCAAAGTACTAACATGCTTAGTTAGCTTTGACACaataaagtaaatatataattcaacagGAGAAGTAATAACCAGTTaagaagaaaatcaatttaACTAACCCATCTAGGAGATAGAATAACCCAGTCGAAGACATTTTTAAgatctaaataaattattatttatccaaGGAAGAGTTAATCCAATTCCACTCTGTACAATAAAGAcaagggaaaagaaaacaatattctgCATTTACTAAAACAGTATACAAACAATAGAGTAGGTGGTTGATAAAAGCAGGGCAtctttgagataaaaataaaggtCATCAGGGACTGGGTTCAAATCATGGCACATGTGAATcataaaatacagaaaaaatGGAGGTCAAACACCAACCTCAACATCAATATTCTTTGaactataaaatatttcatcaatattgtcaataataaaaacacTGGAACAATTGGTGTGTGACAGAAATGTACATACCGCTTTTTCAATACTTGAAAAGTGCTGCATTCTGCTTGATAGGATTTTCTGCATATGTATCAATGAAGCCATAGCTGTTCCCTAAAATGACAATCAATATGGCTTGACATACAATGTTTTAGCATATAGACAGAAAATAATgagaatgttagtttttagaaaCCAAACCTCTACAACATCCACAACCACCAGCCCAGCCAAGGTACTCAATATTTTCTTTGCAGCAACATGCACAGCAACTGAGCCTCCCATGCTGTACGTTAATGTCAACAGTCATATAAATAGTTGACCTCAGGAGAAGAGAGACAGAAGATGAATGCAACAACAATGTTCTCTTGAGAAGACATTAATTAACAGCCTAAGTCATCATCAGTGGTAATTTCTGTTAGCAAACAGAACCTTGATAAATAGTGCagttataaattttgaaacatgCTGATAGCACAATTTTCATTTCTAGAAAAAACGATAGCAGCAGCACAGATATCTTCAGCTGATAGAAGCATTTAGCAACAGCAAGCTAATAGATTTAAAGTTACCACTTTGTCCAAAGGGAAATGCTACTGAAAGGCTAGCCTGTGTTGTTAGCCAATATGATGTACATGCTCCCCCaggaatttattttattgacatattaatataatcattcaAATCTTTACGCCAGTTAAGGactaaaatcattcaaaaaacaaaaataatcagCAAGAATCTTTAATAACTGAAACATAAAATAAGGCCCTGCAACTGACAAATACTATTTGATTATTGCCTTTAAAAGTTTTAGCATCTTTTTGACCTCTGAAAATGTATTACATGGTACATGTGCAACACAACTTAAAAGGGAATAACTTATTTAAGGAGCACAACCTGTGGCCAACAAGCACAATTGCTGGAGGAGATTCTCCATACATTTCCTTTACAACAGCTAAAACATCATTGCACATAGTCTGCATGCATACAATTTGCTTTAAATCTCAAGGATGCAAAGCTAAAATAAGAAACTTCCACAACACAAAAACTGTAACATCCTTAAGTATTTCTTCAAATAAGTATTATCTGTACCTCAACAGAGAGGTCAAGATCATTTTCTGTGGACGATTTTCCATGTCCTCTCAGGTCCAAAGCAACTACCCGAGCTTTCTCCTTAATTTTACTAGTTGATAAAGCAAATGAAAGCCTGCCAAAAATGAATTCAGTTAATCACCTCCATAAAGTCagaattcaaaatcaaataatgctAATTTGATTTTGTCTTCAAGAATTCAAAAGaagttttctttatatatatatatatatatatatatatatatatatatatatatataaaactttgagataaatcaaataaaagactAGACAGAAACCAATTCTCAAGCAGGAAGGAAGTAAAAAACAATGACAACAGTACACCAGTCAAGCCATCCAATTGTGATAACAAATGAAAAGACTCATCCGTTAAAAAAAGTACATCAGGAAAAAATACAAGACTTGAACTTTTGAGTCACTGAAGAAAACTAATTGAGCTATTGTATTGCACTATCCAAGTTGACTATATATTCCTCAATCAACATTCTATTGATGTGACATTCTATTCGGTGAAGTCCAGAAACTGCAGACTTAATGATCTATTTATGTAGAACTTACTTGACAGATTTTTGTTATTCATATCATTTATATGTAATCTTCTTTTTTGGTATTGGTAATTCATTGATActtaagttttataaatttagggAGTTCAAGGAAGACCTGTGGTTTCTAAAATCACAGGAAGGCTGTAGACTACTTGAGCATCTTATAATAACTTTCTTTGCCTAATTAGTATTTCAGAAGCAGTTTTAATTAGGCCTTCCCCAATCAAAGCcttaaaatatttgtttcttAGTTAGGAATCCTACTTCCGATGAAAAAGTATATGCATCTGTAAAGTAAATTAAAGagaagaatataaaattttcaaagttttaaaatctttacaTGAGGGTCCTCCAGTTTTAGTTGCAATATTTCAGAAACAATAGTGTGATTGCTGATCACTGAGGTTGatcccaaaattttttttcatctttctgctctaaaatttttagatcTACCTATTGTCTCCACTCTCCAGCAGCTATCGAACCATTTCACCTCCAATCAGTTAccaatttatttaaatcctaTTCACATGAACCAACAACCATGCATTCACGTCTAGTGCGTAAGATTCTGCATTTCCAATTTACATAACCAATCCTCTTATTAGGAGTAAAATCAAATACCAAGTAGCATCTATTAAATCATTTTTCCAGGTAATTTTTATACACATTCAAGATAGTCAAAAGTCAACTTAGGATTTTCTCTGAACCAGAATTTTACAGAAATTGTGAGTGTGGAACCAAAATATTAGAATAAGCATATGAAATAAGATGCCTAGTAAATAGAAGAACTTGTATTTCCAACTTATTTCAACAGACCATTTTACATATATTACAGACAATCTTGGATAatcatcttcattcatttttaacattataGAAAAGGAACAGTTTCAGCTGAAGAATAGTCAATCATACCCAGAATATCCACCCCCATGCAGGCAAAAAACCACTGGTCCTTCTGTTCCTGCCATATATACATGAAAGACCTAACATGATAAAGCATATTAGAAGAGAATAactacaaaaaaaagaaaaaaaagaaaaaaaacttgaaaattgtCGAAATTGTCAACACAAACATCATTTGAATCAGGGATGGAGACATCCTTCTCTTCATCAAAATAGCCCGACCAATCCAAAGGTGAGTATTTTTGCAGAGAACTCCTGCAGgtaaattaaaacaaacaccTTCAGTGAGATAATGAGAAAGAATACTAATACTATAGACATTAGTGAAATTACTTCATATATAGATATTATATCTTTGCCAGCCCTATAACTCTGAATAACTTGCCATATTTATacccatctctctctctctctctccctttagGATAATAAACAGATTTCTGTATTAAGTGCCAAATTTACAAAACACAAGAACAAGTTGTCTCCAGTGTACAGGAAAACATATGCTTGAAGCATGAGAGCCAATGACACCCAACACTAAGAGCAGGGCACTCAGAAAGAGCCCTGACAATTAAAAGATGAAGAATCAACAAAGTCCTCCACTGTCCCTCACACTAAACTATCAATTACTCAACTCAAACCATAAGACAAATGTTTCCAAATCATgatgataaaagaaaagatgaatttCCCAAACTTTAGGGGTAGCAAACAAGTTAAACAGAAGCTCACATTTATCCCACAAAAAGAAtgctttttatttgttttttctatcaGTTGAAAACACATGAGACCTTCTTCAAGGGCTTCCTCTCCACACCAAACATAATGACAAAGGGAATCCCTTTCATTCTTGTGGTATCTCTTATCCGTTGCCTTTTTTCAAATCTGAGGGGTTAATTTCAGCAACACCAAGTCTCCCTCTTGAAATATGATGGCCTTTTCGAGTGTTGAAACATGTGGGAAATGTGGCTTTTCAATTGGAACTACCGAAAAGAATGAAAACACACCCGACATTCCATGTAAACTTTTTGAAGCCTTACAATTTTGATAGTGATGAATTGAGGCAGCATGCTAAGAGAGTTCCACCCACAGTTTGTACAAATTACAACAAAAAGTTGGCTAAGGGTCTAGATCACAGAACATTGGGGGCTAACAAAAAGAATAGAATAACAGACTTCCTAGTGCTATAGGAAGGTGATGAAGAAGCTATGTGGGAAAGGGATATCATTTATGgcagtttaaaaaacaaatcagtGATTACCTGCAGAATTTATCAACAAGGATGTCAGGCTCCTCTAGAGAGGGGAAGGTCTTTAAGCACTAAAACAAACTCAATACATGCCCCGTGTGGGTACGGGTGAGATAGGCTATGCTTGGGTGGGCATAGCTATATTTTCGGATATGTGGATTTGTTTCGGAAATGTGCTTTGGGTGGAAGCACAAATGGTTGGTGAAATGGGTATCAACTAAAGATAGCAAGTTGACAGCAAGTAAGCAAGTAGGTGGTTTATGTGCATGGGCTCTAGGTGGGATGCCCAAGGTTGCACATGACAAACATTAGTAAGCTAATGCAAACTCAAACAAGCTTGCATGAGGACCAAATGGCGGAATGAAAACAAGGCACAATAGCCAAGTTAGTGGAGCACTACAACAAGGGTTAGCCATGTGTTTAAGCTGCATGAAACTAAAGTTCAATAGTCTACCCTACATGATGGACCACACCATGCTGGATGCTAAGTCAGcctatatatataagtttatgcTTTGTATTTTGTTGCTAAGAAATTTGTATCCTATAACTAAACACTTTGAAAGCAAAGTGAATTGTCTTCTTGTGAGAGAAACATAAACCTGTGACAAGTGAGAGAACGCTTGTTCTTAGAGTTGAGAAAGGTTGAGTTGAGCACAATAAGAGCCTAAAGAGCAATTGTATAAGTTCACAAGGAAACTCTATTTCACTTTTGTATGATTTTAATGAAAGGGTTGGGAAATTGGTTCTTGTAACTTGATTGTGTTCTCTGCATGTCCTTTATTTCTATTGTTATGTTGCCTATTGTGCTTGTTGGATAATCTACTACTTTCTACTTTGTTCTTGATTGGTCTTGTGGGTTGTTGGCTAGCTAAGTATGGTTGCTTAGTGTCATCACAAGTGAAAAATTTGTGTGTTGCTTGTGACAAatgtggtatcaaagccacAAAATGGCTACTTTGACAGAGCAGGCTAGTATACTTGAGGTGTTGGTTGGAGCATTGACACCGGATGCTACTTTTTTGGCAAATCAAGCTGTCATACATTCCTAACAGATTGGGAAATTGAGGCAAACTATTGCAAATTCCCAAAGGGATATGATCGAACGTTCTAACGAAATATTGAAGCAAGAATTAGACCTTGTTGACCAAATAGAGGACCGCGTTGCCTCTTTGAAAAGAATGATGTTGTTTTGCTAAAA from Mangifera indica cultivar Alphonso unplaced genomic scaffold, CATAS_Mindica_2.1 Un_0062, whole genome shotgun sequence encodes the following:
- the LOC123207148 gene encoding protein phosphatase methylesterase 1-like isoform X2 — encoded protein: MDSSNLSSLPEESLEEELEKPSKRSEAPLPTAYASVPLRSPSHKLEFGTGAPAESYNLMEEDNSWLAARSSLQKYSPLDWSGYFDEEKDVSIPDSNDVFHVYMAGTEGPVVFCLHGGGYSGLSFALSTSKIKEKARVVALDLRGHGKSSTENDLDLSVETMCNDVLAVVKEMYGESPPAIVLVGHSMGGSVAVHVAAKKILSTLAGLVVVDVVEGTAMASLIHMQKILSSRMQHFSSIEKAIEWTVKGGALRNIDSARVSIPSTLKYDDSKKCYVYRAQLEETEQYWRGWYEGLSEKFLSCPVPKLLLLAGTDRLDRPLTIGQMQGKFQMVVVRHTGHAIQEDAPEKFATLILNFISRNQIGPHGVEIPGLRQPLQS
- the LOC123207148 gene encoding protein phosphatase methylesterase 1-like isoform X1, encoding MDSSNLSSLPEESLEEELEKPSKRSEAPLPTAYASVPLRSPSQIPNPLSKLEFGTGAPAESYNLMEEDNSWLAARSSLQKYSPLDWSGYFDEEKDVSIPDSNDVFHVYMAGTEGPVVFCLHGGGYSGLSFALSTSKIKEKARVVALDLRGHGKSSTENDLDLSVETMCNDVLAVVKEMYGESPPAIVLVGHSMGGSVAVHVAAKKILSTLAGLVVVDVVEGTAMASLIHMQKILSSRMQHFSSIEKAIEWTVKGGALRNIDSARVSIPSTLKYDDSKKCYVYRAQLEETEQYWRGWYEGLSEKFLSCPVPKLLLLAGTDRLDRPLTIGQMQGKFQMVVVRHTGHAIQEDAPEKFATLILNFISRNQIGPHGVEIPGLRQPLQS
- the LOC123207148 gene encoding protein phosphatase methylesterase 1-like isoform X3; translated protein: MDSSNLSSLPEESLEEELEKPSKRSEAPLPTAYASVPLRSPSQSSLQKYSPLDWSGYFDEEKDVSIPDSNDVFHVYMAGTEGPVVFCLHGGGYSGLSFALSTSKIKEKARVVALDLRGHGKSSTENDLDLSVETMCNDVLAVVKEMYGESPPAIVLVGHSMGGSVAVHVAAKKILSTLAGLVVVDVVEGTAMASLIHMQKILSSRMQHFSSIEKAIEWTVKGGALRNIDSARVSIPSTLKYDDSKKCYVYRAQLEETEQYWRGWYEGLSEKFLSCPVPKLLLLAGTDRLDRPLTIGQMQGKFQMVVVRHTGHAIQEDAPEKFATLILNFISRNQIGPHGVEIPGLRQPLQS